A DNA window from Comamonas fluminis contains the following coding sequences:
- a CDS encoding pilus assembly protein, producing the protein MCFKAEQISGSATSAAGNVPPQGRVQQGTQLYLASYHPKNWWGQMTAQNLIEQTDGTVSINSVATWDASCVLTGGTCTSTNTTTSAQSSRRLLTWNGSAGVTLDYSNLNSSQQSALLGSATTSTNASNFLSYLKGDRSLEITTAGTGSFRARDSLLGDIINSSPSWVGAPNSPYSSPWSDLLYPTATAPEGTSYQTFAQANATRTNVVYVGSNDGFLHGFRAGASKTDGSFNSTNNDGNELIGYMPSQVLKTIGNPNADTRLNYGNTNYSHNAYVDAAPGTGDLYINGSWKTWLAGGLGGGGNQDATTSLPTGVIADNTSIATGALYLLDITNPDGFSTQLPSSTVLGEWTSNDIVCANDTSSSKCGDSLGNTFGTPLIRRLHNGGWGIIFPNGQSSKSGKSGIFVLLIDSSGKKTFRFLPAGSPTTDSKGNITFRNGISQVTSADLDGDHITDYVYAGDMSGNVWRFDLTDSSPANWAVNSTPIFNAGQPITTAIVVSTTNKKNSYRVMLNFGTGKIYPQVFDAASYVTPGTYYMYGIWDANMDAWNGKSTTQYLSITNQGTVSSSSLTTQTITSQSYTSDTLGISGVRTVSNTSVCWKNSTTCGSSNTSMGWIMALPGTNEQIAYNPSYQDGYFVVSTVIPEVAQVLSCDVTAASGFTFAILPDTGGTASSNYFLNSGYSGGVIAALGLSGVGSVTAVNSGNRRFAITQTTSGIGKALEVSPSSNSVVRRVNWVRRR; encoded by the coding sequence GAACAGATCAGTGGTTCTGCAACATCCGCAGCAGGTAATGTGCCGCCTCAAGGACGGGTCCAGCAAGGGACTCAGCTGTATCTGGCCTCCTACCACCCCAAGAACTGGTGGGGCCAGATGACTGCTCAAAACCTGATTGAGCAAACTGATGGTACTGTCTCCATCAATTCTGTCGCAACCTGGGATGCCAGCTGCGTGCTCACCGGGGGCACCTGCACCTCCACCAATACCACCACCTCCGCCCAAAGCAGCCGACGCCTGCTGACCTGGAATGGCAGTGCCGGTGTCACACTGGACTACAGCAATCTGAACAGCAGCCAGCAATCGGCGTTGCTGGGGTCTGCGACAACCTCAACCAATGCGTCGAACTTTCTCAGCTATCTGAAGGGTGACCGCTCTCTGGAAATCACCACGGCTGGCACAGGCAGCTTCCGTGCACGAGACAGCCTGCTGGGTGACATCATCAACTCCAGCCCCAGCTGGGTTGGCGCGCCCAACTCTCCCTATTCATCGCCATGGTCAGACTTGCTCTACCCCACTGCAACAGCCCCCGAAGGGACCAGCTATCAGACATTCGCTCAGGCCAACGCCACGCGAACCAATGTGGTCTATGTTGGCTCCAATGATGGATTTCTGCACGGTTTTCGTGCAGGGGCCAGCAAGACTGATGGCAGCTTCAACAGCACCAACAACGACGGTAACGAACTCATTGGGTACATGCCCTCGCAGGTGCTCAAGACCATCGGTAACCCGAACGCTGACACGCGCCTGAACTACGGCAATACCAACTATTCTCATAACGCCTATGTTGATGCGGCCCCAGGCACCGGAGACCTGTACATCAACGGCAGCTGGAAGACATGGCTGGCTGGAGGTCTGGGCGGAGGCGGCAATCAGGACGCCACCACAAGCCTGCCCACAGGGGTTATTGCCGACAACACCTCCATCGCCACTGGCGCGCTGTACCTGCTGGACATTACCAACCCCGATGGATTCTCAACCCAGCTTCCCTCCAGCACGGTCCTCGGGGAGTGGACATCCAACGACATCGTCTGTGCAAACGACACCAGCAGCAGCAAATGTGGCGATAGCCTGGGCAACACCTTTGGCACCCCTCTGATACGCCGCCTGCACAACGGCGGCTGGGGCATCATTTTCCCGAATGGGCAAAGCAGCAAATCGGGCAAGTCTGGCATCTTTGTTCTGCTGATCGATAGCAGCGGCAAAAAGACGTTCCGCTTTCTGCCCGCTGGCTCCCCCACCACGGATAGCAAAGGCAATATCACCTTCCGCAATGGCATTAGCCAGGTCACATCGGCCGACCTTGATGGTGATCACATCACAGACTATGTATATGCAGGCGACATGAGCGGCAATGTCTGGCGCTTCGATCTGACCGACAGCTCTCCCGCGAACTGGGCCGTGAACTCCACACCGATCTTCAATGCCGGGCAGCCCATCACCACAGCCATCGTAGTCAGCACAACCAACAAGAAGAACAGCTACCGCGTGATGCTGAACTTCGGCACGGGCAAAATCTACCCACAGGTCTTCGATGCAGCCTCCTATGTCACCCCGGGCACCTACTATATGTATGGAATCTGGGATGCCAATATGGATGCATGGAACGGCAAGAGCACAACCCAGTATCTGTCCATCACCAACCAGGGCACCGTCAGCTCCAGCAGCCTGACCACCCAGACCATCACCTCACAAAGCTATACCAGCGACACACTGGGCATCAGCGGCGTGCGCACCGTAAGCAACACCTCGGTGTGCTGGAAAAACTCCACCACCTGCGGCTCATCTAATACCTCCATGGGCTGGATCATGGCTCTGCCCGGCACCAATGAACAGATCGCCTACAACCCAAGCTATCAGGATGGATACTTTGTCGTAAGCACTGTCATTCCAGAAGTGGCCCAGGTGCTCTCGTGCGACGTAACCGCAGCTTCTGGCTTCACCTTCGCCATCCTGCCCGATACCGGCGGCACAGCTTCCTCCAACTACTTTCTGAATTCAGGCTACTCTGGCGGCGTCATTGCTGCGCTGGGCCTCAGCGGGGTTGGCTCGGTCACAGCGGTCAACTCCGGCAACCGCCGCTTCGCCATTACCCAGACCACCTCGGGCATTGGCAAAGCCCTGGAAGTCAGTCCATCAAGCAACAGCGTGGTTCGCCGCGTCAACTGGGTACGCCGCCGCTGA
- a CDS encoding type IV pilin protein, producing MKNTVSTQRIQQGFTLIEVMIVVVMIAILASIALPSYESYMRKTRRIDAKNSLLDLAMRQEKFYSINNKYSATASDLGYSALPYAVPSSNNNSYYDLSITLSTDTQSYTATATPKGPQLNDAECYAYTLANTGQRGNVKSSTALAPEKCW from the coding sequence ATGAAAAACACTGTTTCCACCCAGCGAATCCAGCAAGGCTTCACCTTGATCGAAGTCATGATCGTGGTCGTAATGATCGCCATTCTGGCTTCTATCGCCCTGCCCTCCTATGAGAGCTATATGCGCAAAACGCGCAGAATTGACGCCAAAAACTCCCTGCTGGATCTGGCCATGCGCCAGGAAAAGTTCTATAGCATCAACAACAAATACTCTGCCACGGCCAGCGACCTCGGCTACTCCGCCCTGCCATATGCCGTACCCAGCTCGAACAACAACTCCTACTACGACCTCTCCATCACCCTGAGCACCGACACCCAGAGCTACACCGCCACCGCCACGCCCAAGGGTCCGCAGCTCAATGATGCCGAATGCTATGCCTACACCCTGGCCAACACGGGGCAGAGAGGCAATGTGAAAAGCTCCACAGCACTGGCACCCGAAAAGTGCTGGTAG
- a CDS encoding AAA family ATPase, whose protein sequence is MWGWKQIAGLVPHSARDNVDWAACLDAFPQLELAKTTPQDPVYHAEGDVWTHTQMVVGELLQDSDYALLSNEERETLFLSALLHDVAKCSTTQIAEDGRIAQPGHSRRGAMDARLMLWAAGVPVAQREAICRLIAVHQVPFFAFADSRRGVSPEFIVRELSWQVDLQLLVQLARADIRGRICPDVGNVLVNIDLFQELAREEGCLRTPRKFASAETAVRYFRGAELHPDYALHEEPGSRVIIMCGLPASGKNTWVAQHHGDLPVVSFDDARTELGLKHGDNEGAAAHRAVDKAKSLLRAKAPFVWNATHLSKQMRSKSVDLCLAYGAQVELVHLEASKPTLLARNSKRDTTLSNAALLGMLHKWEVPLPTEAHGLQLLCNE, encoded by the coding sequence ATGTGGGGCTGGAAACAAATAGCGGGCTTGGTGCCGCATTCTGCCCGCGACAACGTGGACTGGGCGGCCTGCCTGGATGCCTTCCCGCAGCTGGAGCTGGCCAAGACCACGCCGCAAGACCCGGTCTATCACGCCGAAGGCGATGTGTGGACCCATACGCAAATGGTGGTGGGCGAACTGCTGCAGGACAGCGACTATGCGCTGCTCTCGAATGAGGAGCGCGAAACGCTGTTTCTGTCTGCGCTGCTGCACGATGTGGCCAAGTGCTCTACCACGCAGATCGCGGAAGACGGCCGCATCGCGCAGCCTGGCCACTCGCGCCGGGGCGCGATGGATGCGCGGCTGATGCTGTGGGCAGCGGGCGTGCCCGTGGCCCAGCGAGAGGCGATTTGCCGCCTGATTGCGGTGCACCAGGTGCCGTTTTTTGCCTTTGCCGATTCGCGCCGGGGTGTCTCGCCCGAGTTCATCGTCCGCGAACTGTCCTGGCAGGTCGATCTGCAACTGCTGGTGCAACTGGCGCGGGCCGATATACGTGGCCGCATTTGCCCCGATGTGGGCAATGTGCTGGTCAATATCGACCTGTTCCAGGAGCTGGCGCGTGAAGAGGGCTGCCTGCGCACACCGCGAAAGTTCGCCTCAGCAGAAACCGCGGTGCGCTACTTTCGCGGGGCCGAGCTGCACCCGGACTACGCCTTGCATGAGGAGCCGGGCTCGCGCGTCATCATCATGTGCGGTCTGCCCGCGTCGGGCAAAAACACCTGGGTGGCGCAGCACCATGGCGATCTACCTGTAGTGTCCTTCGACGATGCGCGCACTGAGCTGGGCTTAAAGCACGGTGACAACGAAGGCGCAGCAGCCCACCGCGCCGTGGACAAGGCCAAAAGCCTGCTGCGTGCCAAAGCGCCGTTTGTGTGGAACGCCACGCATCTGTCCAAACAGATGCGCAGCAAATCTGTCGACCTGTGCCTGGCCTACGGCGCGCAGGTAGAACTGGTGCACCTGGAAGCCAGCAAACCCACGCTGCTGGCGCGCAACAGCAAGCGCGACACCACGCTGAGCAATGCCGCGCTGCTGGGCATGTTGCACAAATGGGAGGTGCCGCTGCCCACCGAAGCGCATGGCTTGCAGTTGCTGTGCAACGAATAG
- a CDS encoding RNA ligase family protein, with translation MTSQHLFNLEILKYPRTPHLRGSRLQVGDQADAVPYEALAGRHIVVEEKLDGANAALSFGGDGCLLLQSRGHYLQADQMGGRERQFNAYKQWTRAHESALMALLDDRFILYGEWLYAKHSLYYDALPHWFCEFDVWDRSAQQFLDTPRRHALLADVPVVSVPVLYSGIAPKRVQDLLALLAPSLARSAQWRAVFEEQVLRQQLDLPLAWKQTDASDLAEGLYIKVEDNGQTVARYKFVRSDFVQTILDSGSHHSERPIVANGLRAGVDIFANVIQKGW, from the coding sequence ATGACTTCACAACATTTATTCAACCTGGAAATTCTCAAATACCCGCGCACGCCGCATTTGCGCGGCTCGCGCCTGCAAGTGGGCGACCAGGCCGATGCCGTGCCTTATGAAGCGCTGGCGGGCCGCCATATCGTGGTCGAGGAAAAGCTGGATGGCGCCAATGCCGCGCTCAGCTTTGGCGGCGATGGCTGCTTGCTGCTGCAGTCGCGCGGCCACTATCTGCAAGCCGATCAGATGGGCGGGCGCGAGCGCCAGTTCAACGCCTACAAGCAATGGACCAGGGCGCACGAAAGCGCGCTGATGGCGCTGCTGGATGACCGCTTCATCCTGTATGGCGAGTGGTTGTACGCCAAACATTCGCTGTACTACGACGCGCTGCCGCACTGGTTTTGCGAGTTCGACGTGTGGGACCGCTCGGCCCAGCAGTTTCTGGACACACCGCGCCGCCACGCGCTGCTGGCGGATGTGCCCGTGGTCTCCGTGCCCGTGCTCTACAGCGGCATTGCGCCAAAGCGTGTGCAGGATTTACTGGCGCTGCTGGCCCCGTCGCTGGCGCGCAGCGCGCAGTGGCGTGCGGTGTTTGAGGAGCAGGTGCTGCGCCAGCAGCTGGATTTGCCCCTGGCCTGGAAGCAGACCGATGCTTCGGACCTGGCTGAGGGCCTCTACATCAAGGTCGAAGACAACGGCCAGACCGTGGCGCGCTACAAGTTTGTGCGCTCGGACTTTGTGCAGACGATTCTGGATTCAGGCTCGCACCACAGCGAGCGGCCCATTGTGGCCAATGGCTTGCGTGCGGGTGTCGATATTTTTGCCAATGTGATTCAAAAAGGCTGGTAG
- a CDS encoding choice-of-anchor I family protein, which produces MTSAKALRQPLLISLIAAAALAACGGNDNNTQSTPPAPTPEVPAPTPAPEPEKTPIGLTLEKIGSYQSGIFLQSAAEITAFDAASKRGFVVNAQKGALDVLDMSNPAAPRMVASLDATKLSLGAGASINSVAVHDGLVAVAIQAAIKTSNGAVAIYSADKLELLSQVAVGALPDMLTFTPDGKTLLVANEGEPSDDYQIDPEGSISVIDVSTPAKPVARTADFKAFNSQKAALLAKGVRIFGPTADGKGTAAVANDLEPEYIAVAPDGKTAWVTLQENNALAIVDIANATVTDVVALGFKDHGKAGNELDFADSDGKNAVIHITSAPHVYGMYQPDSIAAYKAADGATYLVTANEGDARAWGEGNKAYFGTAADKATGALASAGDVSKGFVEEWRIKHLVHKDGFLRRAGDDLPAHLAQLGKGAYLNASNFAWCGAVSGDPKTCRDDDKLGRLKITWTMGYQTDASGAPVQDAKGYLTYDKLYAYGGRSISIWDAKGQQVWDSGAAIETFIASPECKLGTKRDVACATYFNTGHDATATLDARSSAKGPEPEGLAVGQIGDKTFVFVGLERMGGILVFDITNPKAPKQIDYLNTRENWTASFDDKNPPSGAALSALGDLGPEGLHFIPAAKSPNGKPLLMVGNEVSGTTAVYQLQLQY; this is translated from the coding sequence ATGACATCTGCAAAAGCCTTGCGCCAACCTCTTCTGATTTCTCTGATTGCAGCCGCCGCACTGGCCGCCTGTGGTGGTAACGACAACAACACCCAAAGCACCCCACCAGCGCCCACACCAGAAGTTCCTGCGCCGACTCCCGCCCCCGAGCCAGAAAAGACCCCCATCGGCCTGACGCTGGAGAAAATTGGCAGCTACCAGTCGGGCATCTTCTTGCAAAGCGCGGCTGAAATCACCGCCTTTGATGCTGCCTCCAAACGCGGCTTTGTGGTCAATGCCCAGAAAGGCGCGCTGGACGTGCTGGACATGAGCAACCCTGCCGCCCCCCGCATGGTTGCGAGCCTGGACGCCACCAAGCTGTCACTGGGCGCCGGTGCATCCATCAACAGCGTGGCCGTGCATGACGGCCTGGTCGCAGTCGCCATTCAGGCCGCCATTAAGACCAGCAACGGCGCGGTGGCGATTTACAGCGCCGACAAGCTCGAACTTCTGTCGCAAGTTGCCGTGGGCGCCCTGCCCGACATGCTGACCTTCACCCCCGATGGCAAGACGCTTCTGGTCGCCAACGAGGGCGAGCCCAGCGATGACTACCAGATCGACCCCGAAGGCTCCATCAGCGTCATCGATGTGAGCACGCCCGCCAAGCCGGTCGCCCGCACCGCCGATTTCAAGGCCTTCAACAGCCAGAAGGCCGCGCTGCTGGCCAAGGGCGTGCGCATCTTCGGCCCCACGGCCGATGGCAAGGGCACGGCGGCCGTCGCCAATGACCTGGAGCCGGAATACATCGCCGTGGCCCCCGATGGCAAGACCGCCTGGGTGACGCTGCAGGAAAACAATGCGCTGGCCATTGTGGACATTGCCAACGCCACCGTGACCGATGTGGTGGCGCTGGGCTTCAAGGACCACGGCAAGGCCGGCAACGAGCTGGACTTTGCCGACAGCGATGGCAAGAACGCTGTCATCCACATCACCAGCGCCCCCCATGTCTATGGCATGTACCAGCCCGACTCCATTGCCGCATACAAGGCGGCTGACGGCGCAACCTATCTGGTCACCGCCAATGAAGGCGATGCGCGCGCCTGGGGCGAAGGCAACAAGGCCTACTTTGGCACTGCGGCGGACAAGGCCACAGGCGCACTGGCCAGTGCTGGCGATGTGAGCAAGGGCTTTGTCGAAGAGTGGCGCATCAAGCACCTGGTGCACAAAGATGGTTTTCTGCGCCGCGCGGGCGACGATCTGCCCGCCCATCTGGCCCAGTTGGGCAAGGGTGCGTATCTGAATGCCAGCAACTTCGCCTGGTGCGGCGCAGTCAGCGGCGACCCCAAGACCTGCCGTGATGACGACAAGCTTGGCCGCCTCAAGATCACCTGGACCATGGGCTACCAGACCGACGCATCCGGCGCCCCCGTGCAGGATGCCAAGGGCTATCTGACCTACGACAAGCTGTACGCCTATGGTGGCCGCTCCATTTCCATCTGGGATGCCAAGGGCCAGCAGGTCTGGGATTCTGGCGCGGCGATTGAGACATTCATCGCCAGCCCCGAGTGCAAGCTGGGCACCAAGCGCGATGTAGCCTGCGCCACCTATTTCAACACCGGCCATGACGCCACCGCCACGCTGGATGCACGCAGCAGCGCCAAGGGCCCCGAGCCTGAAGGCCTGGCCGTGGGCCAGATCGGTGACAAGACTTTTGTCTTCGTGGGGCTGGAGCGCATGGGCGGCATTCTGGTGTTTGACATCACCAACCCCAAGGCACCCAAGCAGATCGACTATCTGAACACCCGCGAAAACTGGACCGCCAGCTTTGACGACAAAAACCCGCCCAGCGGCGCGGCACTGTCTGCGCTGGGTGATCTGGGCCCTGAAGGCCTGCACTTCATCCCGGCAGCCAAGTCGCCCAATGGCAAGCCTTTGCTGATGGTGGGTAACGAGGTCAGCGGCACCACGGCGGTCTATCAGCTTCAGTTGCAATACTGA
- a CDS encoding putative selenate ABC transporter substrate-binding protein: MTHSIARRTALRGLAVAALASSSLLSMAHADTPKVLRVSAIPDEAPTELQRKFKPLGEYLSKATGMKVVFTPVSDYAAVVESLATNKLEMAWLGGFTYVQAKIRTNGTAIPIVQRAEDAVFTSQFVTADPAIKSLADLKGKTFAFGAPSSTSGSLMPRYFLQQAGMNPEKDFKTVAYSGAHDATVAFVAAGKADAGVLNTSVWDKLVESKKVDTSKVHVFATTPTYFDYNWTVRGNLDPAIVKKLTDAFLALDPSKPEHKAIMDLQRASKFIPTKSANYDGIEAAAKSAGLLK; encoded by the coding sequence ATGACGCACTCTATCGCTCGCCGTACGGCGCTGCGCGGCTTGGCCGTTGCTGCACTGGCTTCTTCCTCGCTGCTGTCCATGGCCCATGCCGACACGCCCAAAGTGCTGCGCGTCTCTGCCATCCCCGACGAAGCCCCCACCGAGCTGCAGCGCAAGTTCAAGCCCCTGGGCGAGTACCTGTCCAAGGCCACAGGCATGAAGGTGGTCTTCACCCCCGTGTCCGACTACGCTGCCGTGGTCGAATCGCTGGCCACCAACAAGCTGGAAATGGCCTGGCTGGGCGGCTTTACCTATGTGCAGGCCAAGATCCGCACCAACGGCACGGCCATTCCCATCGTGCAGCGCGCAGAAGATGCCGTCTTCACCAGCCAGTTTGTGACGGCCGACCCCGCCATCAAGTCGCTGGCCGATTTGAAGGGCAAGACTTTCGCCTTTGGCGCGCCTTCGTCCACATCGGGCAGCCTGATGCCGCGTTACTTCCTGCAGCAAGCGGGTATGAATCCTGAGAAGGACTTCAAGACCGTGGCCTACTCGGGCGCGCACGATGCCACCGTGGCCTTTGTGGCCGCAGGCAAGGCCGATGCCGGCGTACTGAACACCTCCGTGTGGGACAAGCTGGTCGAGTCCAAGAAGGTGGACACCAGCAAGGTGCACGTGTTTGCCACCACCCCCACCTACTTTGACTACAACTGGACCGTGCGCGGCAACCTGGACCCCGCCATCGTCAAAAAGCTGACCGACGCTTTCCTGGCGCTGGACCCGTCCAAGCCCGAGCACAAGGCCATCATGGACCTGCAGCGCGCCAGCAAGTTCATCCCCACCAAGTCGGCCAACTACGACGGGATTGAAGCAGCGGCCAAGTCGGCAGGCCTGCTGAAGTAA
- a CDS encoding phosphonate ABC transporter ATP-binding protein — protein sequence MSFMLDDVGLTHSNGFHALSHISLSATQGECIALIGPSGAGKTSLLSTIATAYLPTTGSMQVLGQAASTQSTPRALKALRARIGTVHQAAPIPLRQRVVTAVLAGKLGQWPLWKALASLAYPQDIPGAREALARVQLDDKLFARCDQLSGGQLQRVGIARVLYQGAELILADEPVSALDPALSLATVQLLVQEAAARQATLVASLHAVDLALANFSRIVGIRDGRVAFDLPAAQISDAQLQALYAGADGAPVPLPTLHNMPAPDAPPTSTSSNPSPVIACR from the coding sequence ATGAGCTTCATGCTGGACGATGTGGGCCTGACCCACAGCAACGGCTTTCACGCCCTGTCCCATATTTCCTTGTCCGCCACGCAGGGCGAGTGCATTGCGCTCATCGGCCCTTCAGGCGCAGGCAAAACCAGTTTGCTCAGCACCATAGCCACCGCCTACCTGCCCACCACGGGCAGCATGCAGGTGCTGGGCCAGGCTGCGTCCACCCAATCCACGCCCCGCGCTTTGAAAGCCTTGCGCGCCCGCATTGGCACCGTGCACCAGGCCGCGCCCATTCCGCTGCGCCAGCGCGTGGTTACCGCCGTGCTGGCGGGCAAGCTGGGCCAGTGGCCGCTGTGGAAGGCGCTGGCGTCGCTGGCCTACCCGCAAGACATTCCCGGCGCGCGCGAAGCGCTGGCCCGTGTGCAGCTGGATGACAAGCTGTTCGCCCGCTGCGACCAGCTCTCCGGCGGCCAGCTGCAGCGCGTAGGCATTGCCCGCGTGCTGTACCAGGGGGCAGAGTTGATTCTGGCGGACGAGCCCGTCTCTGCGCTGGACCCAGCCCTGTCGCTGGCCACCGTGCAACTGCTGGTGCAGGAGGCCGCCGCCCGCCAGGCCACGCTGGTGGCCAGCTTGCACGCGGTGGATTTGGCGCTGGCCAACTTCAGCCGCATTGTCGGCATCCGCGATGGTCGCGTGGCATTTGACTTGCCCGCCGCGCAGATCAGCGATGCGCAATTGCAAGCGCTGTATGCCGGTGCTGACGGCGCCCCCGTGCCCCTGCCCACGCTGCACAACATGCCTGCGCCCGATGCGCCCCCCACCAGTACCAGCAGCAACCCCAGCCCGGTGATCGCATGCCGCTAA
- the phnE gene encoding phosphonate ABC transporter, permease protein PhnE, whose amino-acid sequence MPLSATTASAARRDPAARGRLTWLVMALIVLWPMLQTAGFSLQPFFDADNLKVIGGFLRQFLPPETSGEFLGYLGTATLETLAIATAGMALAFVIAVPMSYLSTGAAREKVTLNPIARGVLTILRGIPELVWALVFVRVFGLGPAAGVLALGLTYGGMLAKVYAEILESTAPAPARALRASGAGRLQALLYGLLPQAAKELTSYTVYRWECAIRASVVMGFVGAGGLGQLMDQAMKMLNGGEAASILLAFMLLVAAADALSWALRRALDTAPAPRALPFGWRTAAFLVAAGVGLWGSLRLLDIDFSALFTADAASSMGDFVRGFFPSDLSQPWLLKVLQGVWETLAISIVGTLLAAAVGLLLALPRWRGPWNVLLNVLRSVPELVWATITALAVGLGPFAGALALALHTAGVLGRLYAEALQNAPAAPAQALRLAGSNRLLAFCYGTFPGAAPQLLAYTLYRWEMNIRMAAILGFVGAGGLGQLLYFELSLFHYAQASTVIIAMLLLSIAVDWSSAALRRAMR is encoded by the coding sequence ATGCCGCTAAGTGCTACCACTGCCTCCGCCGCGCGGCGCGACCCGGCAGCGCGCGGGCGGCTGACCTGGCTGGTCATGGCGCTGATCGTGTTGTGGCCCATGCTGCAAACCGCGGGCTTTTCGCTGCAGCCGTTTTTTGACGCAGACAACCTCAAAGTCATCGGCGGCTTTCTGCGCCAGTTTTTGCCGCCCGAGACCAGCGGCGAGTTCCTGGGCTACCTGGGCACCGCCACACTCGAAACATTGGCCATTGCCACGGCCGGCATGGCGCTGGCCTTCGTCATTGCCGTGCCCATGTCGTATTTATCGACTGGCGCAGCACGCGAGAAAGTCACGCTCAACCCCATCGCCCGCGGCGTGCTCACTATCTTGCGCGGCATTCCCGAGCTGGTCTGGGCGCTGGTGTTTGTGCGCGTGTTTGGCCTGGGCCCCGCCGCCGGCGTGCTGGCCCTGGGGCTGACCTATGGCGGCATGCTGGCCAAGGTGTATGCCGAAATTCTGGAATCCACCGCCCCCGCACCCGCCCGTGCCTTGCGGGCCAGCGGCGCCGGGCGCTTGCAGGCCCTGCTCTACGGTCTGCTGCCGCAGGCGGCCAAAGAGCTGACTTCGTACACCGTGTACCGCTGGGAATGCGCCATCCGCGCCTCGGTGGTGATGGGCTTTGTGGGCGCGGGCGGTTTGGGCCAGTTGATGGACCAGGCCATGAAGATGCTCAACGGCGGCGAGGCCGCCAGCATCTTGCTGGCCTTCATGCTGCTGGTGGCGGCTGCCGATGCGCTGTCCTGGGCATTGCGCCGCGCTCTGGACACTGCACCTGCGCCCCGCGCCTTGCCCTTTGGCTGGCGCACTGCTGCATTTTTGGTAGCTGCCGGCGTGGGCCTGTGGGGCAGTTTGCGGTTGTTGGACATTGATTTCTCTGCCCTCTTCACCGCCGATGCAGCAAGCAGCATGGGCGACTTTGTGCGCGGCTTCTTCCCGTCCGATCTGAGCCAGCCCTGGCTTTTGAAAGTGTTGCAAGGCGTGTGGGAGACACTGGCGATTTCCATCGTCGGCACCTTGCTGGCCGCAGCTGTGGGCCTGCTGCTGGCCCTGCCGCGCTGGCGTGGGCCGTGGAATGTGCTGCTCAACGTGCTGCGATCGGTGCCCGAACTGGTCTGGGCAACGATTACCGCGCTGGCCGTGGGCCTGGGGCCGTTTGCCGGCGCACTGGCCCTGGCGCTGCACACCGCTGGCGTGCTGGGCCGCTTGTACGCCGAAGCCCTACAAAACGCCCCCGCAGCACCTGCACAAGCCCTGCGCCTGGCGGGCAGCAACCGCCTGCTGGCGTTTTGCTACGGCACCTTCCCCGGCGCCGCGCCGCAGCTGCTGGCCTACACCTTGTACCGCTGGGAGATGAACATCCGCATGGCGGCCATCCTGGGCTTTGTGGGTGCAGGCGGCCTGGGCCAGCTGCTGTATTTTGAGTTGTCTTTATTCCATTACGCGCAGGCCAGCACAGTGATTATTGCTATGCTTTTATTGAGCATTGCCGTGGACTGGAGCAGCGCGGCACTGCGCCGGGCCATGCGCTAA